The following are encoded together in the Zingiber officinale cultivar Zhangliang chromosome 8A, Zo_v1.1, whole genome shotgun sequence genome:
- the LOC122010189 gene encoding malignant T-cell-amplified sequence 1 homolog isoform X1: MVARPTSSRRHPHLVPASVCLRFYLFYCRIALALALSSNMFKKFSFEDVSAQNQVKASVQRKIRQSIADEYPGLEPLLDDMLPKKVPLIVAKCQNHLNLVVVNNVPLFFNIRDGPYMPTLRLLHQYPDIMKKFQVDRGAIKFVLSGANIMCPGLTSPGGALDEEVLEETPVAIMAEGKQHALAIGFTKISAKDIKSINKGIAVDNMHYLNDGLWKMERFE; the protein is encoded by the exons atgGTGGCTCGACCCACTTCTTCTCGACGCCATCCGCATCTCGTTCCAGCTTCTGTCTGTCTCCGCTTCTACCTTTTCTATTGCCGGATCGCGCTTGCCCTCGCTCTCTCCTCCAACATGTTCAAGAA ATTCTCTTTTGAAGATGTATCTGCACAAAACCAAGTAAAGGCATCTGTACAACGGAAGATTCGCCAAAGCATAGCTGATGAG TATCCTGGTCTGGAACCTTTGTTGGACGACATGCTTCCTAAAAAGGTGCCTCTCATTGTTGCAAAATG TCAAAATCATTTGAATCTTGTGGTGGTGAACAATGTGCCACTATTTTTCAACATTCGTGATGGACCTTACATGCCAACATTGAGGCTTCTTCATCAAT ATCCAGATATAATGAAGAAATTTCAGGTAGACAGAGGTGCTATTAAATTTGTCCTATCAGGTGCAAACATAATGTGTCCTGGACTCACGTCCCCTGGCGGAGCTCTGGATGAAGAAGTATTGGAGGAAACTCCTGTG GCCATAATGGCAGAGGGAAAACAACACGCTTTGGCTATTGGATTTACAAAAATTTCAGCAAAAGATAT AAAATCTATCAACAAAGGAATTGCAGTTGACAACATGCACTATCTGAATGATGGCCTTTGGaag ATGGAACGGTTCGAATGA
- the LOC122010189 gene encoding malignant T-cell-amplified sequence 1-like isoform X2: MLPKKVPLIVAKCQNHLNLVVVNNVPLFFNIRDGPYMPTLRLLHQYPDIMKKFQVDRGAIKFVLSGANIMCPGLTSPGGALDEEVLEETPVAIMAEGKQHALAIGFTKISAKDIKSINKGIAVDNMHYLNDGLWKMERFE; the protein is encoded by the exons ATGCTTCCTAAAAAGGTGCCTCTCATTGTTGCAAAATG TCAAAATCATTTGAATCTTGTGGTGGTGAACAATGTGCCACTATTTTTCAACATTCGTGATGGACCTTACATGCCAACATTGAGGCTTCTTCATCAAT ATCCAGATATAATGAAGAAATTTCAGGTAGACAGAGGTGCTATTAAATTTGTCCTATCAGGTGCAAACATAATGTGTCCTGGACTCACGTCCCCTGGCGGAGCTCTGGATGAAGAAGTATTGGAGGAAACTCCTGTG GCCATAATGGCAGAGGGAAAACAACACGCTTTGGCTATTGGATTTACAAAAATTTCAGCAAAAGATAT AAAATCTATCAACAAAGGAATTGCAGTTGACAACATGCACTATCTGAATGATGGCCTTTGGaag ATGGAACGGTTCGAATGA
- the LOC122012815 gene encoding flowering-promoting factor 1-like protein 1: protein MAGVWVFKNGVVRLVENTSGTEQPSTARRKVLVFTPTNEVIGSYASLEHRLMALGWERYYEDPDLLQFHKRSSLDLISLPIDFARFKSIHMYDIVVKNRDSFRVIDM, encoded by the coding sequence ATGGCCGGCGTTTGGGTGTTCAAGAATGGTGTGGTGCGGCTGGTTGAGAACACATCCGGCACCGAGCAGCCATCAACGGCGAGGCGCAAGGTCCTCGTCTTCACCCCCACCAATGAGGTGATAGGCTCTTATGCCTCCCTTGAACATAGGCTGATGGCTTTGGGTTGGGAGCGCTATTACGAGGACCCGGACCTCCTCCAGTTCCACAAGCGCTCCTCGCTCGACCTCATCTCCCTCCCGATTGACTTTGCCCGTTTCAAGTCCATCCATATGTACGACATCGTTGTCAAGAATCGTGACTCTTTCAGAGTCATTGACATGTAG